GAAACCGTTCCACAGCACAGGTGCCGGCATCACTCACACCGCAAAAAGAATGTGCGCCGGGTGTCTGGCACACGGCGCACACATGACGTCTTATAGCGTCGAGGTAGAGGTTCGCGTCGGTATGGACGGACTCACCCGACATGATCGTTCGATGGAATTACGCGGGACGCGGATGCGCGATTTTCTTCCACATCTCGTCGAACTTGAAGTTCTTGGATGTGGGGCTCTTCGAATTATGGCACTGCTTGCACTGCTTTTCCGCCGCGCCGCCTTCAACCTTCGGGATCAGCATGCCGGCTGCGACTGCCTTGTCCTTGTTCTCGGGCTTCATGTGCAGCGTCTTGTAGCCGGATGCGGCACCATGGCACGATTCACAACCGACACCCTCGTCGTTCGTGAACTTCGCATCGTACTGCGGCGCCTTCTCGTCCTTGCCAGTGACGTGACACGCAATACACTCGGCCGTCTCGGCGGCCTTCGTCTTGTGACCAGCCTTCTGAGCAATTGCATCGGCTTCGGGCTTCTGCAGCGTCTTGAACGCGTTTGCGTGAGCGCTTTCCGCCCATTTTGCGAACTGCTTGCCCTGCTTGTCGGTGTTGTGACAGGCCTTGCACGAGGCGGAGCCAAGGTACTTCTGCTCGGCGTTCTCCATCGATGTGAACGCGGTGACGGCCACAAAGGCCGCTGCCAGCGTCATCACAAGGAGTGACTTTTTCATGATAACCTCATTGATTGGTGGAAGAGAAGATCGGCGATTCTAGATAGTATAGCGCAATAAACGATTTCTCTGTCGGCTTATATATTTTGCAAGATTCATGCCAGAATGCAGCACGAAAAAACGACGTAAAACAGCCGGTATAATGCGATTTCTTTCCCTTTTCGGCGACAGATGCGTCCGTTTTTCCC
The sequence above is a segment of the Ignavibacteriota bacterium genome. Coding sequences within it:
- a CDS encoding cytochrome C554; amino-acid sequence: MKKSLLVMTLAAAFVAVTAFTSMENAEQKYLGSASCKACHNTDKQGKQFAKWAESAHANAFKTLQKPEADAIAQKAGHKTKAAETAECIACHVTGKDEKAPQYDAKFTNDEGVGCESCHGAASGYKTLHMKPENKDKAVAAGMLIPKVEGGAAEKQCKQCHNSKSPTSKNFKFDEMWKKIAHPRPA